From the genome of Pseudomonas sihuiensis:
CCTATGGCGTCGACTACCGTGATGATCGCACCACCCTTGGCCCTGAGGGTGACCGCGAGCTGGACCACGAAGACGGCGAAGTGCTCGGTGTTTATCTGCAGGACCGCTACCAGATCACCTCGCGCCTGCAGCTCGACGCTGGCCTGCGCTACGACCGCTACAAGCTCGACGACCGCGACAAGCAGACCTTCATCGAGGAAGGCATCAGCCCCAACCTGGGTCTGCGCTACCAGCTGACGCCTGAACTGGCCGTATTCGCCGGCCAGGCGCGGGCGCTACGCGGGCCGCAGGTGCGTGATGCCTTCAAGCTCGATGTGTCCGGCAACGACCCGGACCTGAAAGCCGAAAAGGCGCGCACCGACGAGGTCGGCTTCGACCACCGCGACGGTGGTTGGGAGCTGAGCGGCAAGGCCTACGTCACCCGTATCAAGGATGCCATCGCCGACCCCATCGGCCGGCCCAATCTGTATGAGAACGTCGGTGATCTGAAGAGCAAGGGTGTGCTGCTCAGCACCGCCTACCACTGGCAGCAGCTGAGCCTGGGGCTGAGCTATCACCGCAACGACGCGCGTCTGGATGGCGAGCGTCTCAACGTCTACGAATACAACGGCCTGGGTACCAGTCTCGGCGACACCTGGACCAGCTTCGCCGACTACCGCGCCAGCGATAACCTCACGCTCGGCTGGCAGGGCCGCTTCGTGCGCGGCATCGACACCCTGCACACCGGTGTCGGCGACGTCTCCAAGCCAGGCTACGGCGTGCATGACCTGTATGCCGAATGGCAGGCCGTGCCTGAGAGCCTGACGGTGACCCTGACGCTGAAGAACCTGCTGGACAAGCAGTACCTGGATCACGCCAGCAACGAGGACTTCGAGCACATTCCGGACTACGAGGGTATCCGTGGCTCCTACGAGCCAGGTCGTGAGCTGCGTCTGGGGCTGGCATGGCGAATCTGATGGGACGAGCAATCGTTGCAGTACTGCTGGGGCTGGCGCTGCTGGCCCCGGTACAGGCACAAGTGCTGACCGATCTGGCCGGGCGTGAGGTGCTGGTGCCCGAGCGCGTCGAACGTATCGTGCTGGGCGAGGGCCGTTTGCTGCCGGTGCTGGCCATTCTCGAAGGCGAACAGTTTCTGGATCGTCTGGTGGGCATGCCGGCCGATCTGGCGCTGGTCGATCCCGGCAGCGCGCGGCAATACCAGCGGGCCTTTCCCGCGCTGGACAAGGTGCCGCGCATTGGCCAGGGTGCCGCCGATACCTTCAGCTTGGAGCAGGTGCTGACCTTGCGCCCGGATCTGGCCATATTCAGCCTCTCCGGGCATGGCCCGGACAGCACCCAGGGTCGGCTGATCGAGCAGTTGCAACGCGCCGGAGTGGCGGTGTTGTTCGTCGATTTCCGCGAGCAGCCATTGGTCAACACGCCGCGCAGTATGACCCTGCTTGGCCGGGTGTTGGGTCGCGAGGCGCGTGCCGAAGCCTTCAACGCGGCGCACGCCGAGGCCCTGGCTGCGGTGCGTGAGCGTTTGCCGCAAGGAACAGCGCCCAAGGTGTTTCTGCACAGTCGCGCCGGCCTCGGTGATGGCTGCTGCGAGAGCATGGCGCGCGGCATGTTCGCCGATCTACTGGCCGAGGCCGGTGGCGACAATATCGCCCGCGAGCGCCTGCCCGGCCATGCCGGCACCCTCAGCCTGGAGCTGCTGCTTAGCCAGCCGCCCGAGCTGTACATCGCCAGCGCCGTGGGCTCGGCCGACAGCCTGGCCGAGGGCGCGACCTATATCGCCCTGGGGCCGGGTGTGGCGGCGGATGCGGCGCAGGCCTCGCTCAGGCGCCTGCTTGGGCGTGGCGGCTTGCAGCATCTGAGCGCCGTGCGCGAGGGCAGGGCGCATGCCATCTGGCATGGTTTCTACAACAGCCCGTTCAACGTGGTGGCGGTGCAGGTATTCGCCAAGTGGCTGCACCCCGAAGCCTTCGCCGATCTCGACCCGCAGCGCACGCTGGAGCGCTTCTACAGTGAGTTCCAGCCAGTGGCGCTGGACGGCCAGTACTGGATCAGCCTGTGAGTGCGCAGCAGGTGTTGCGCCTCGGTTATCGGCGAACCCTGCTGCGGCGCTGGGCCTGCCTGGGTGCGTTGGCGGCATTGCTGCTGGCCAGCTTTATCGCCGATCTGGCTACCGGCCCGGCTGGCCTGAGCTGGTGGGACGTGGCGCGTGGCCTGTTACAGCCGCAGCATCTGGACGCCGCGCAGGCGGTGATCATCCTGGAGATCCGCGTGCCCTACGCGTTGATGGCGCTGGTGGTGGGCGCCAGCCTGGGCCTGGCTGGCGCGGAGATGCAAACGGCGCTGAACAACCCTTTGGCCAGCCCCTTCACTCTGGGCGTCGGTGCGGCAGCGACCCTCGGCGCGGCACTGGTGATCCTGTTGCGGCCCAATCTGGCCGGGCTCGGCGCCGATCTGCTGCTGCCGCTGGCGGCCTTTGTCTGCGCCTTCATCTCCTGCCTGCTGCTGCTTCTGGTGGCGCGGGTGCTGGGGGAGGCGCTGCATACCTTGGTGTTGTTCGGTATCGCCCTGCTGTTCGGGCTCAATGCGCTGGTCGGGCTGCTGCAGTTTCTCGCCGATGCCGATGCACTGCAGCAGATCGTGTTCTGGACCCTCGGCAGCCTGGCGCGTGCCGATCTGCAGCGGGTGGCGCTGGTGACGGTGGTGCTTGTCCTGTGCCTGACCCTGGCGCTGCGCCAGGCCTGGGCGATGACCAGCCTGCGCGGCGGCGAGGAGCAGGCGCGCAGCCTGGGTATTCGCGTCGGCCGCCTGCGCACCTTCGTACTGCTACGGGTCAGCCTGCTCACCGGCGTGGCCACGGCCTTCGTCGGCGAGGTGGGGTTTATCGGCCTGGTCGGCCCGCACGTGGCGCGCCTGCTGCTGGGCGAGGATCACCGCTTCTATCTGCCCGGCAGCGCGCTGGCCGGTGCCTTGCTGCTGTCACTGGCGTCACTGGCCAGCCGCGCGCTGCTGCCCGGGGTGATACTGCCGGTGGGGTTGGTCACCGCCGTGGTTGGGGTGCCGCTGTTTATTGGCCTGATCCTGGCGCGGGGGCGCAGCCTATGAGCCTGCTGATTGAAGGGCTGGGGCTGAGCTATGGCGCACGCAGCATCTTGCAGGATCTGACCCTGCCGGCCGTTGAGGCTGGCAGCCTGGTGGGCGTGCTCGGCCCGAACGGCGTCGGCAAGTCCTCGCTGCTGCGCGCCATCGCCGGCTTACAGGCGTGCCAGGGCATGGCGCGGCTGGGGAATGCAGCGCT
Proteins encoded in this window:
- a CDS encoding FecCD family ABC transporter permease, whose product is MSAQQVLRLGYRRTLLRRWACLGALAALLLASFIADLATGPAGLSWWDVARGLLQPQHLDAAQAVIILEIRVPYALMALVVGASLGLAGAEMQTALNNPLASPFTLGVGAAATLGAALVILLRPNLAGLGADLLLPLAAFVCAFISCLLLLLVARVLGEALHTLVLFGIALLFGLNALVGLLQFLADADALQQIVFWTLGSLARADLQRVALVTVVLVLCLTLALRQAWAMTSLRGGEEQARSLGIRVGRLRTFVLLRVSLLTGVATAFVGEVGFIGLVGPHVARLLLGEDHRFYLPGSALAGALLLSLASLASRALLPGVILPVGLVTAVVGVPLFIGLILARGRSL
- a CDS encoding ABC transporter substrate-binding protein; this encodes MGRAIVAVLLGLALLAPVQAQVLTDLAGREVLVPERVERIVLGEGRLLPVLAILEGEQFLDRLVGMPADLALVDPGSARQYQRAFPALDKVPRIGQGAADTFSLEQVLTLRPDLAIFSLSGHGPDSTQGRLIEQLQRAGVAVLFVDFREQPLVNTPRSMTLLGRVLGREARAEAFNAAHAEALAAVRERLPQGTAPKVFLHSRAGLGDGCCESMARGMFADLLAEAGGDNIARERLPGHAGTLSLELLLSQPPELYIASAVGSADSLAEGATYIALGPGVAADAAQASLRRLLGRGGLQHLSAVREGRAHAIWHGFYNSPFNVVAVQVFAKWLHPEAFADLDPQRTLERFYSEFQPVALDGQYWISL